In Cololabis saira isolate AMF1-May2022 chromosome 10, fColSai1.1, whole genome shotgun sequence, a single window of DNA contains:
- the LOC133453148 gene encoding zinc finger protein 260-like, protein MEESGDHGGLEISWNPGRKENKTDLPQQPVCKEEKVLSGQFLCNQERNSTLDHDNPRTTRIKEEQEEPEPPKIKEEQEEPEPPRIKEEQEEPGPPRIKEEQEEPEPPRIKEEQEEPGLLGIKEEQEEPGPPRIKEEQEELFISQEEEQLVLKQDTDVMVQFKSECDETLEVCESTKIQYEEETDRQHRLLQSYINLHIIELPHQCVCKEEDVFVDQKLHKQEQELILHQEESDPPHIEEEPEELCTVHEDLLLKQDGDAVTVTVTHDKEDHGEQEPSINHVLCHSPPVAESTEENQLGDGLPSNIELKPRKTRRSNRVGYSPLSKHHSVTAAQKNYVKCGSCEKSFKKSCLKSHQRTHAGEKPYSCKTCGRCFSLRSNLLCHVTNHTGETPYSCKARGKRFSQKDSFLYRMTIRAGEKPHSCKRCGKSFRSTSGLVYHIRTHTGEKPHSCKTCGKCFSLGSTLLCHMRTHTGEKPYSCKTCGKCFSRNTGLLYHMRTHTGEKPYSCKTCGKCFSRNTSLLYHMRNHTGEKPYSCEVCGKSYSHNSSFLYHMKTHTGEKPYSCTFCGKHFSANSDLVCHLRTHTGEKPYSCKVCGKCFSVSSGLSRHMRTHPKND, encoded by the exons ACCTCCCACAGCAACCCGTCTGTAAAGAGGAGAAGGTTTTGTCTGGGCAGTTTCTCTGCAATCAGGAGAGGAACTCCACTCTGGACCACGATAACCCAAGAACCACGAGGATTAAAGAGGAACAAGAAGAACCAGAACCTCCAAAGATTaaagaggaacaggaggaaccagaaccTCCAAGGATTaaagaggaacaggaggaaccaggacccCCCAGGATtaaggaggaacaggaggaaccagaaccTCCAAGGATTaaagaggaacaggaggaaccaggacttCTTGGGATTaaagaggaacaggaggaaccaggacccCCCAGGATTAAGGAGGAACAGGAAGAACTCTTCATCAGTCAGGAGGAAGAGCAGCTTGTTCTGAAGCAGGACACTGACGTGATGGTTCAGTTCAAGTCTGAATGTGATGAAACATTGGAAGTCTGTGAAAGTACCAAGATCCAGTACGAGGAAGAGACTGATCGTCAGCACAGACTTCTGCAATCTTACATAAACCTGCACATTATAG AACTCCCACATCAGTGTGTCTGTAAAGAAGAGGATGTTTTTGTTGACCAGAAGCTCCACAAGCAGGAGCAGGAACTTATTTTGCACCAGGAGGAATCAGACCCTCCACATATTGaagaggaaccggaggaactcTGCACTGTGCATGAAGATCTGTTACTGAAACAGGACGGTGATGCTGTTACGGTCACGGTTACTCATGACAAAGAGGACCATGGCGAACAAGAACCAAGCATCAATCATGTTCTCTGTCACAGCCCCCCCGTAGCAGAGAGCACAGAGGAAAACCAGCTTGGAGACGGGTTACCTAGTAATATAGAGCTAAAACCAAGAAAGACAAGGAGGAGTAACCGTGTTGGTTACTCTCCCTTGTCAAAACATCACTCTGTTACTGCCGCGCAAAAAAACTATGTAAAATGTGGCAGTTGTGAAAAATCTTTTAAGAAGTCATGTTTGAAGAGCCATCAGAGAACCCACGCTGGTGAGAAGCCGTATtcttgcaaaacatgtggaagatGTTTCAGTCTAAGGAGTAACTTGTTATGCCACGTGACGAATCACACGGGGGAGACTCCGTATTCATGCAAAGCACGTGGGAAAAGGTTCAGTCAAAAAGATAGCTTTTTGTACCGCATGACAATTCGTGCAGGCGAGAAGCCTCATTCCTGCAAGAGATGTGGGAAAAGTTTCCGCTCCACCAGTGGTCTTGTGTACCACATAAGAActcacacgggcgagaagccacATTCTTGCAAGACGTGTGGAAAATGTTTCAGTCTGGGTAGCACCTTATTATGTCACATGAGGACTCACACAGGTGAGAAGCCGTATTCTTGCAAAACGTGCGGAAAATGTTTCTCTCGAAATACTGGCTTGTTGTACCACATGAgaacgcacacgggcgagaaacCATATTCTTGCAAAACCTGTGGGAAGTGTTTCTCTCGAAATACCAGCTTGTTGTACCACATGAGAAATCACACGGGTGAGAAGCCGTATTCTTGTGAAGTGTGCGGGAAAAGTTACAGTCACAACAGTAGCTTTCTATATCACATGAAAACTCACACGGGTGAAAAGCCTTATTCATGCACATTCTGTGGCAAACATTTCAGTGCAAATAGTGACTTGGTGTGCCACTTGAGAACTCACACCGGCGAAAAGCCATACTCATGCAAAGTATGTGGGAAATGTTTCAGTGTAAGTTCTGGCTTGTCGCGGCACATGAGAACTCACCCAAAAAATGACTGA